A window of Polaromonas hydrogenivorans contains these coding sequences:
- a CDS encoding thioredoxin family protein, with protein sequence MSHSSNAELSMTDSVTWVVCLCADWCGLCRDYQAVMAQMAGRYPAFRFAWLDIEDQAELVGDIDVETFPTVLMADAQGTRFFGPLTPQANTLVRLLDSLQNASLQSSPHLPATRQLLQALQAAPEHWLKA encoded by the coding sequence ATGTCCCATTCTTCCAATGCCGAGCTTTCCATGACCGATTCAGTGACCTGGGTCGTTTGCCTGTGTGCCGACTGGTGCGGCCTGTGCCGCGATTACCAGGCCGTCATGGCGCAAATGGCCGGGCGCTATCCGGCTTTCAGGTTCGCCTGGCTGGACATTGAAGACCAGGCCGAGCTGGTCGGCGACATCGATGTGGAAACCTTCCCGACGGTGCTGATGGCCGATGCGCAGGGTACCCGGTTTTTTGGCCCCCTGACGCCGCAGGCCAATACCCTGGTGCGCCTGCTGGACTCACTGCAAAACGCCAGCCTGCAAAGCAGTCCCCATTTGCCGGCCACCCGGCAATTGCTGCAGGCCTTGCAGGCGGCGCCTGAACACTGGCTCAAGGCATAG